A single Micromonospora sp. CCTCC AA 2012012 DNA region contains:
- a CDS encoding ATP-dependent helicase, with protein sequence MGGVADEVTDGHAVLAEFGAATREWFTAAFAAPTGAQVGAWRSVAAGRNALVVAPTGSGKTLAAFLWSIDRLAKEPSPADARRRCRVLYVSPLKALAVDVERNLRAPLTGIRQAATRLGVAPPDITVGMRTGDTPADERRAFARTPPDILITTPESLFLLLTSAARDSLRGVETVIVDEVHAVAGTKRGAHLALSLERLDALLERPAQRIGLSATVRPIDTTARFLGGARPVDVVQPPTAKTIEVSVQVPVEDMTRLDEQEQPEDDLGGPGGPRRASIWPAVEERVLSLIRAHRSTIVFTNSRRSAERLCARLNELAAEELAAATPPSGAEAWGGPVGPLRAPRQPAEVMAQAGGATGAPPVIARAHHGSVSREERKHIEEALKSGQLPAVVATSSLELGIDMGAVDLVVQIEAPPSVAAGLQRVGRAGHQVGAVSRGVVFPKHRGDLLSCTVVAERMSEGAIEELHYPRNPLDVLAQQIVAMVALEPWRLGDLAVLVRRAAPFAELPDSALHAVLDMLSGRYPSTAFAELRPRLVWDRAADVLTGRPGAQRLAVTSGGTIPDRGLFGVFLAGAERAARVGELDEEMVYESRVGDVFLLGSSSWRIEDITPDRVLVSPAPGQAAKMPFWKGDQLGRPVELGRAIGARVRALLRQSDADATAALRAGGLDDWAAGNLLAYLREQKEATRSLPDDRTVVVERFRDELGDWRLAVHSVLGARVNGPWALAIGRRLAERYGVDAQVMPSDDGIVVRLPDTADEPPGADVVVFEPDEIAQLVEESVGTSALFASRFRECAARSLLLPRRDPRRRQPLWQQRQRAAQLLDVAREYADFPVTLEAARECLQDVFDQPALAGLMRDLAARKVRLVEVESERPSPFARSLLFGYVGAFLYEGDAPLAERRAAALALDSALLGELLGRVDLRELLDPAVLAETEKQLRWLTEQRRPRDAEDVVELLRVVGDLSDAELAERGAPVAWLTELESARRVLRVRIAGEERWVGVEDAARLRDALGVALPVGVAEAYLAPVADPLGDLVARYARTHGPFAAASCAARFGLGVFVVEQALRRLAATGRVVSGEFAPDSVGTQWCDAEVLRLLRRRSLAALRREIEPVPPRALAAFLPRWQQVGSSARGVEALAATVEQLQGTAVPASALERLVLPARVADYSPAQLDELCASGEVVWAGSGAISGGDGWVTLAYADAAPLLLPPPEEALTLTPLHESVLDALADGQALFFRSLSDRVGATDDTALSAAVWDLVWAGHLTNDTLAPLRAALGGGGAHRSRPSAPRTRYRRPGRVALPSRSGPPTVAGRWSRLPERDLDPTRRAAALADLLLERHGVVTRGAVMAEQVVGGFAAVYPVLSALEERGAARRGYFVEGLGAAQFAVPGAVDRIRALADPNDGGRGRGGPALVLAATDPANPYGAALPWPERVVDSGDGAAPATGHRAGRKAGALVVVVDGDLVLYVERGGRTILSFTDDGDTLAAAGKALADAVHSGALGAMSVERADGEAVHSSPLRDALTAAGFRATPRGLRLRG encoded by the coding sequence ATGGGAGGCGTGGCGGACGAGGTGACCGACGGGCACGCGGTGCTGGCGGAGTTCGGCGCGGCGACCCGGGAGTGGTTCACCGCGGCCTTCGCCGCGCCCACCGGCGCGCAGGTCGGGGCCTGGCGGTCGGTCGCCGCGGGGCGCAACGCCCTGGTGGTGGCCCCCACCGGCTCCGGCAAGACGCTCGCCGCGTTCCTCTGGTCGATCGACCGCCTCGCCAAGGAGCCCTCACCGGCCGACGCGCGGCGGCGCTGCCGGGTGCTCTACGTCAGCCCCCTCAAGGCCCTCGCCGTCGACGTCGAGCGCAACCTGCGCGCCCCGCTCACCGGGATCCGGCAGGCCGCCACCCGGCTCGGCGTCGCCCCGCCCGACATCACCGTCGGGATGCGCACCGGCGACACTCCGGCCGACGAGCGGCGGGCCTTCGCCCGCACCCCACCGGACATCCTCATCACCACCCCCGAGTCGCTCTTCCTGCTGCTCACCTCCGCCGCCCGGGACTCCCTGCGCGGCGTCGAGACGGTGATCGTCGACGAGGTGCACGCGGTCGCCGGCACCAAACGCGGCGCCCACCTGGCGCTCTCCCTGGAACGTCTCGACGCGCTGCTGGAGCGACCGGCGCAGCGGATCGGTCTCTCCGCCACGGTCCGGCCGATCGACACCACCGCCCGGTTCCTCGGCGGGGCCCGGCCGGTCGACGTGGTCCAGCCGCCCACCGCCAAGACCATCGAGGTCAGCGTCCAGGTCCCGGTGGAGGACATGACCCGCCTCGACGAGCAGGAGCAGCCGGAGGACGACCTGGGCGGCCCCGGCGGTCCGCGTCGGGCGTCGATCTGGCCGGCCGTCGAGGAGCGGGTCCTCTCGCTGATCCGGGCACACCGCTCGACCATCGTCTTCACCAACTCGCGGCGCAGCGCGGAACGGCTCTGCGCCCGCCTCAACGAACTGGCCGCCGAGGAGTTGGCGGCGGCCACCCCGCCGTCGGGTGCGGAAGCGTGGGGTGGGCCGGTCGGGCCGCTGCGGGCGCCGCGCCAGCCGGCCGAGGTGATGGCGCAGGCCGGCGGGGCGACCGGGGCGCCACCGGTGATCGCCCGGGCGCACCACGGCAGCGTCTCCCGCGAGGAGCGCAAGCACATCGAGGAGGCGCTCAAGTCCGGGCAGCTCCCCGCCGTGGTCGCCACCTCCAGCCTGGAGCTGGGCATCGACATGGGCGCGGTCGACCTGGTGGTGCAGATCGAGGCGCCGCCGAGCGTCGCCGCCGGCCTGCAACGGGTCGGCCGGGCCGGGCACCAGGTCGGCGCGGTCTCCCGGGGCGTGGTCTTCCCCAAGCACCGGGGTGACCTGCTCTCCTGCACGGTGGTCGCCGAGCGGATGAGCGAGGGCGCGATCGAGGAGCTGCACTATCCGCGCAACCCCCTCGACGTGCTCGCCCAGCAGATCGTGGCGATGGTGGCCCTCGAACCGTGGCGGCTCGGCGACCTGGCCGTGCTGGTCCGCCGGGCCGCGCCCTTCGCCGAGCTGCCCGACTCGGCGCTGCACGCGGTGCTCGACATGCTCTCCGGGCGCTACCCGTCGACCGCCTTCGCCGAGCTGCGGCCCCGGCTGGTCTGGGACCGGGCCGCCGACGTGCTGACCGGCCGGCCCGGCGCGCAACGGCTCGCGGTGACCAGCGGCGGCACCATCCCCGACCGGGGGCTCTTCGGCGTCTTCCTGGCCGGCGCGGAACGGGCCGCCCGGGTCGGCGAGCTGGACGAGGAGATGGTCTACGAGTCGCGCGTCGGTGACGTCTTCCTGCTCGGCTCCTCGTCCTGGCGGATCGAGGACATCACCCCGGACCGGGTGCTGGTCTCCCCCGCCCCCGGGCAGGCCGCCAAGATGCCGTTCTGGAAGGGCGACCAGCTCGGCCGCCCGGTCGAGCTGGGCCGCGCCATCGGCGCCCGGGTCCGGGCCCTGCTGCGGCAGAGCGACGCCGACGCGACCGCCGCGCTGCGCGCCGGTGGGCTGGACGACTGGGCCGCCGGCAACCTGCTGGCCTACCTGCGGGAGCAGAAGGAGGCGACCCGCTCCCTGCCCGACGACCGGACGGTCGTGGTGGAGCGGTTCCGCGACGAGCTGGGCGACTGGCGGCTCGCCGTGCACTCGGTCCTCGGCGCCCGGGTCAACGGGCCGTGGGCGCTCGCCATCGGCCGGCGCCTCGCCGAGCGGTACGGCGTCGACGCCCAGGTGATGCCCTCCGACGACGGGATCGTGGTCCGGCTGCCGGACACCGCCGACGAGCCGCCCGGCGCCGACGTGGTGGTCTTCGAGCCCGACGAGATCGCCCAGCTCGTCGAGGAGTCCGTCGGCACGTCCGCGCTCTTCGCCTCCCGGTTCCGCGAGTGCGCGGCCCGCTCGCTGCTGCTGCCCCGCCGCGACCCGCGCCGCCGGCAGCCGCTCTGGCAACAGCGCCAACGCGCCGCCCAGCTCCTCGACGTCGCCCGGGAGTACGCCGACTTCCCGGTCACCCTGGAGGCCGCCCGGGAATGCCTCCAGGACGTCTTCGACCAGCCCGCCCTGGCCGGGCTGATGCGCGACCTCGCGGCCCGCAAGGTGCGACTGGTCGAGGTGGAGTCCGAACGGCCGTCTCCGTTCGCCCGCTCGCTGCTCTTCGGCTACGTCGGCGCCTTCCTCTACGAGGGCGACGCGCCGCTGGCCGAACGGCGGGCCGCCGCCCTCGCCCTCGACTCCGCCCTGCTCGGCGAGCTGCTCGGCCGGGTCGACCTGCGGGAGCTGCTCGACCCGGCGGTCCTCGCCGAAACCGAGAAGCAGCTGCGCTGGCTGACCGAGCAGCGCCGCCCCCGCGACGCGGAGGACGTGGTCGAACTGCTCCGCGTCGTCGGCGACCTCAGCGACGCGGAGCTGGCCGAGCGGGGCGCACCGGTGGCGTGGCTGACCGAGCTGGAGTCCGCCCGTCGGGTGCTGCGGGTGCGGATCGCCGGCGAGGAGCGCTGGGTCGGCGTGGAGGACGCCGCCCGGCTGCGCGACGCGCTCGGCGTGGCGCTGCCCGTCGGCGTCGCCGAGGCGTACCTCGCACCGGTGGCCGACCCGCTCGGCGACCTGGTCGCCCGGTACGCCCGCACCCACGGCCCGTTCGCCGCCGCCAGCTGCGCCGCCCGCTTCGGGCTCGGTGTCTTCGTGGTGGAGCAGGCGCTGCGCCGGCTCGCCGCCACCGGGCGGGTCGTCTCCGGCGAGTTCGCCCCGGACAGCGTCGGCACCCAGTGGTGCGACGCCGAGGTGCTGCGCCTGCTGCGCCGCCGCTCCCTCGCGGCGCTGCGCCGGGAGATCGAACCGGTGCCGCCCCGGGCGCTGGCCGCGTTCCTGCCCCGCTGGCAGCAGGTCGGCTCGTCGGCCCGGGGCGTCGAGGCCCTCGCCGCCACCGTCGAGCAGCTCCAGGGCACGGCGGTGCCCGCGTCCGCGCTGGAACGGCTGGTGCTGCCCGCCCGGGTCGCCGACTACTCCCCCGCCCAGCTCGACGAGCTCTGCGCCAGCGGCGAGGTGGTGTGGGCCGGGTCGGGGGCGATCTCCGGCGGCGACGGCTGGGTCACCCTGGCGTACGCGGACGCCGCGCCGCTGCTGCTTCCCCCGCCGGAGGAGGCGCTGACCCTGACCCCGCTGCACGAGTCCGTGCTCGACGCGCTCGCCGACGGGCAGGCGCTCTTCTTCCGGTCCCTGTCGGACCGGGTCGGCGCCACCGACGACACCGCGTTGAGCGCCGCCGTCTGGGACCTGGTCTGGGCCGGTCACCTCACCAACGACACCCTCGCCCCGCTGCGGGCGGCGCTCGGCGGCGGGGGCGCCCACCGGTCCCGCCCCTCCGCACCGCGTACCCGCTACCGCCGGCCCGGCCGGGTGGCGCTGCCCAGCCGCAGCGGCCCGCCGACCGTGGCCGGCCGCTGGTCCCGGCTGCCCGAGCGCGACCTCGACCCCACCCGCCGGGCTGCCGCCCTCGCCGACCTGCTGCTGGAACGGCACGGCGTGGTGACCCGGGGCGCGGTCATGGCCGAGCAGGTGGTCGGCGGCTTCGCCGCGGTCTATCCGGTGCTCTCCGCGCTGGAGGAACGCGGGGCGGCCCGGCGCGGCTACTTCGTCGAGGGCCTCGGCGCGGCGCAGTTCGCCGTGCCCGGCGCGGTGGACCGGATCCGCGCCCTCGCCGATCCGAACGACGGCGGTCGCGGCCGGGGCGGGCCCGCCCTGGTGCTCGCCGCCACCGACCCGGCCAACCCGTACGGCGCGGCGCTGCCCTGGCCGGAGCGGGTGGTCGACTCGGGCGACGGCGCCGCGCCGGCCACCGGGCACCGGGCCGGGCGGAAGGCCGGTGCCCTGGTCGTGGTGGTCGACGGCGACCTGGTGCTCTACGTCGAGCGGGGCGGGCGGACGATCCTCTCCTTCACCGACGACGGCGACACGCTCGCCGCGGCGGGCAAGGCACTCGCCGACGCGGTGCACTCCGGCGCGCTCGGCGCGATGTCGGTGGAGCGGGCCGACGGCGAGGCGGTGCACTCCTCCCCGCTGCGCGACGCGTTGACCGCCGCCGGTTTCCGGGCCACCCCGCGCGGGCTGCGTCTGCGCGGCTGA
- a CDS encoding SAM hydrolase/SAM-dependent halogenase family protein, translating into MTDYGLADGFVAACHGAIARLAPAARVLDVTHLIPPADVRRGAAVLAQTVPHLPVGVHVAVVDPGVGTTRRGVALATPGGLLVGPDNGLLPDAAAALGGITAAVELTNPEWLGPAVSRTFHGRDVFAPVAARLALGAPLDGAGPAVEPGSLVRLPEPVVRSTADGFDAEVLTVDHFGNVQLAAPGALLASLPSRVRVAGRPAAHGRTFGDAPVGDLVVYVDSAGLVAVAVNTGRAADLLGVRPGVVVAVTGS; encoded by the coding sequence ATGACCGACTACGGCCTCGCCGACGGGTTCGTGGCGGCCTGCCACGGGGCGATCGCCCGGCTCGCCCCGGCGGCCCGGGTGCTCGACGTGACCCACCTGATCCCCCCGGCGGACGTCCGACGGGGCGCGGCGGTGCTCGCCCAGACGGTGCCCCACCTGCCGGTCGGGGTGCACGTGGCGGTGGTGGACCCGGGCGTCGGCACGACCCGGCGCGGGGTGGCCCTGGCGACGCCCGGCGGACTGCTGGTGGGGCCGGACAACGGGCTGCTGCCGGACGCCGCCGCGGCGCTCGGCGGGATCACCGCGGCGGTCGAGCTGACCAACCCGGAGTGGCTGGGGCCGGCGGTGTCCCGCACCTTCCACGGTCGGGACGTGTTCGCTCCGGTGGCGGCCCGGCTCGCGCTCGGCGCCCCGCTGGACGGGGCGGGTCCGGCGGTGGAGCCCGGGAGTCTGGTCCGCCTGCCCGAGCCGGTGGTCCGGTCGACCGCCGACGGGTTCGACGCCGAGGTGCTGACCGTGGACCACTTCGGGAACGTGCAGCTCGCGGCGCCGGGTGCGCTGCTGGCGTCGCTGCCGTCGCGGGTGCGGGTGGCGGGGCGGCCGGCGGCCCACGGACGCACCTTCGGCGACGCCCCGGTCGGTGACCTGGTGGTGTACGTCGACTCGGCCGGCCTGGTGGCGGTCGCGGTGAACACCGGCCGCGCGGCCGACCTGCTCGGCGTACGTCCCGGTGTGGTGGTGGCGGTGACCGGCAGCTGA
- a CDS encoding CPCC family cysteine-rich protein, with the protein MGDHSVAAACPCCASRTGGGTCPVCFWTDDGQSDADADVVRGGPNGDLSLSHARLNFAVYGASHPRYQDMVRPARPDERP; encoded by the coding sequence GTGGGTGATCACAGTGTTGCTGCCGCCTGTCCCTGCTGCGCCTCCCGGACCGGTGGGGGCACCTGTCCGGTCTGCTTCTGGACCGACGACGGCCAGTCCGACGCCGACGCGGACGTGGTGCGCGGCGGCCCGAACGGCGACCTGAGCCTCTCCCACGCCCGGCTCAACTTCGCCGTCTACGGCGCCAGCCACCCGCGCTACCAGGACATGGTCCGCCCGGCCCGGCCGGACGAGCGCCCCTGA
- a CDS encoding DNA-formamidopyrimidine glycosylase family protein: MPEGDTVWNTARVLQRALAGARLTGSDFRVPQLAATDLTGWTVRESASRGKHLLLRLTAPTDAELPEGADGPEGEGRRDWTLHSHLRMDGAWRAYAPGERWTGRPAHLIRVVLRSAVAVAVGYHLHELALVPTAEEGSLVGHLGPDLLGPDWDPAEAVRRLAAHPDETIGEALLDQRNLAGVGNLYKCELLFLRGVSPWTPVGAVPDLSGTVTLAQRLLAANRGRWTQSTTGSLHRGQTSYVYGRRAQPCRRCGTAIRKEELGERVTYWCPVCQPDRA; encoded by the coding sequence GTGCCCGAAGGCGACACCGTCTGGAACACCGCCCGCGTCCTGCAACGCGCGCTGGCCGGCGCCCGGCTGACCGGCTCCGACTTCCGGGTGCCGCAGCTGGCCGCCACCGACCTGACCGGCTGGACCGTGCGCGAGTCGGCCAGCCGGGGCAAGCACCTGCTGCTCCGCCTCACCGCCCCGACCGACGCCGAGCTTCCCGAGGGTGCCGACGGTCCGGAGGGTGAGGGTCGGCGGGACTGGACGTTGCACTCGCACCTGCGGATGGACGGCGCGTGGCGGGCGTACGCGCCGGGTGAGCGGTGGACGGGGCGGCCGGCGCATCTGATCCGGGTGGTGCTCCGCTCGGCGGTCGCGGTGGCGGTCGGCTACCACCTGCACGAGCTGGCCCTGGTGCCGACGGCCGAGGAGGGGTCGCTGGTCGGCCATCTGGGCCCGGATCTGCTCGGCCCGGACTGGGATCCGGCCGAGGCGGTCCGCCGGCTCGCCGCGCACCCGGACGAGACGATCGGCGAGGCCCTGCTGGACCAGCGCAACCTGGCCGGCGTGGGCAACCTCTACAAGTGCGAGCTGCTCTTTTTGCGCGGCGTGTCGCCCTGGACGCCGGTCGGCGCGGTGCCCGACCTGTCCGGGACGGTCACCCTCGCGCAGCGGTTGCTGGCCGCGAACCGGGGCCGGTGGACGCAGAGCACCACCGGGTCGCTACACCGGGGCCAGACCAGCTACGTGTACGGCCGCCGGGCGCAGCCGTGCCGCCGGTGCGGCACCGCGATCCGTAAGGAGGAGCTGGGCGAACGGGTGACCTACTGGTGCCCGGTCTGCCAGCCGGATCGCGCCTGA